A region of Vitis vinifera cultivar Pinot Noir 40024 chromosome 13, ASM3070453v1 DNA encodes the following proteins:
- the LOC100232956 gene encoding (-)-alpha-terpineol synthase isoform X1 — protein sequence MALSMLSSIPNLITHTRLPIITKSSSCKASPRGIKVKIGNSNCEEIIVRRTANYHPTIWDYDYVQSLRSDYVGETYTRRLDKLKRDVKPMLGKVKKPLDQLELIDVLQRLGIYYHFKDEIKRILNSIYNQYNRHEEWQKDDLYTTALEFRLLRQHGYDVPQDVFSRFKDETGSFKACLCEDIKGLLCLYEASYLCVQGESTLEQARDFAHRHLGKGLEQNIDQNLAIEVKHALELPLHWRMPRLEARWFIDAYEKRQDMNPILLEFAKLDFNMVQATHQEDLRHMSSWWSSTRLGEKLNFARDRLMENFLWTVGVIFEPQYGYCRRMSTKVNTLITIIDDVYDVYGTMDELELFTDVVDRWDINAMDPLPEYMKLCFLALYNSTNEMAYDALKEHGLHIVSYLRKSVLSATVNSFHYMLFTCM from the exons ATGGCTCTTTCCATGCTTTCTTCAATTCCTAATCTGATCACGCACACAAGACTTCCAATCATAACAAAATCCAGCAGCTGTAAGGCTTCTCCTAGAGGAATCAAGGTCAAAATTGGCAACAGCAATTGTGAGGAAATCATTGTTAGGCGAACTGCAAACTACCATCCTACCATTTGGGACTATGATTATGTGCAGTCACTAAGAAGTGATTATGTG GGAGAAACATACACCAGAAGACTTGATAAGCTAAAGAGAGATGTGAAGCCAATGCTTGGCAAAGTGAAGAAGCCTTTGGATCAGCTGGAGCTAATCGATGTCTTGCAAAGGCTTGGAATATATTATCACTTCAAGGATGAAATAAAGAGAATATTGAACAGCATATACAACCAGTACAATCGGCATGAAGAGTGGCAGAAAGATGATTTATACACAACAGCTCTTGAATTTAGACTGTTAAGGCAGCATGGCTATGATGTGCCTCAAG ACGTTTTTAGTAGATTCAAGGACGAAACAGGGAGCTTTAAGGCATGCCTGTGTGAAGATATCAAGGGACTGCTCTGTTTGTATGAAGCTTCATACCTATGTGTACAAGGAGAAAGTACCCTGGAGCAGGCCAGAGACTTCGCACACAGACATCTTGGAAAGGGCCTTGAGCAAAACATAGATCAAAATCTTGCCATTGAGGTGAAACATGCCTTAGAGCTTCCATTGCATTGGAGAATGCCAAGGTTAGAGGCAAGGTGGTTCATAGACGCATACGAGAAAAGACAGGACATGAATCCTATCTTGCTGGAGTTTGCTAAATTGGACTTCAATATGGTACAAGCCACACACCAGGAGGATCTAAGACACATGTCTAG CTGGTGGAGTAGTACACGCCTGGGAGAAAAGTTGAACTTTGCTAGGGACAGGCTGATGGAGAATTTCCTATGGACTGTGGGAGTGATATTCGAGCCTCAGTATGGATATTGTAGGAGAATGTCCACAAAGGTTAACACACTCATAACGATAATTGATGATGTTTACGACGTTTATGGTACAATGGATGAACTCGAGCTTTTTACAGATGTTGTTGACAG GTGGGATATCAATGCAATGGATCCACTTCCAGAGTACATGAAGTTGTGCTTCCTTGCTCTCTACAACTCCACCAATGAAATGGCTTATGATGCTCTGAAGGAACATGGTTTACACATCGTTTCCTATCTTAGAAAATCGGTATTATCTGCAACTGTGAACTCATTCCATTATATGCTGTTTACATGCATGTAG
- the LOC100232956 gene encoding (-)-alpha-terpineol synthase (The RefSeq protein has 11 substitutions compared to this genomic sequence): MALSMLSSIPNLITHTRLPIIIKSSSCKASPRGIKVKIGNSNCEEIIVRRTANYHPTIWDYDYVQSLRSDYVGETYTRRLDKLKRDVKPMLGKVKKPLDQLELIDVLQRLGIYYHFKDEIKRILNSIYNQYNRHEEWQKDDLYATALEFRLLRQHGYDVPQDVFSRFKDDTGSFKACLCEDMKGMLCLYEASYLCVQGESTMEQARDFAHRHLGKGLEQNIDQNLAIEVKHALELPLHWRMPRLEARWFIDVYEKRQDMNPILLEFAKLDFNMVQATHQEDLRHMSSWWSSTRLGEKLNFARDRLMENFLWTVGVIFEPQYGYCRRMSTKVNTLITIIDDVYDVYGTMDELELFTDVVDRWDINAMDPLPEYMKLCFLALYNSTNEMAYDALKEHGLHIVSYLRKAWSDLCKSYLLEAKWYYSRYTPSLQEYISNSWISISGPVILVHAYFLVANPITKEALQSLERYHNIIRWSSMILRLSDDLGTSLDELKRGDVPKSIQCYMYETGASEEDARKHTSYLIGETWKKLNEDGAVESPFPETFIGIAMNLARMAQCMYQHGDGHGIEYGETEDRVLSLLVEPIPSLSFE; this comes from the exons ATGGCTCTTTCCATGCTTTCTTCAATTCCTAATCTGATCACGCACACAAGACTTCCAATCATAACAAAATCCAGCAGCTGTAAGGCTTCTCCTAGAGGAATCAAGGTCAAAATTGGCAACAGCAATTGTGAGGAAATCATTGTTAGGCGAACTGCAAACTACCATCCTACCATTTGGGACTATGATTATGTGCAGTCACTAAGAAGTGATTATGTG GGAGAAACATACACCAGAAGACTTGATAAGCTAAAGAGAGATGTGAAGCCAATGCTTGGCAAAGTGAAGAAGCCTTTGGATCAGCTGGAGCTAATCGATGTCTTGCAAAGGCTTGGAATATATTATCACTTCAAGGATGAAATAAAGAGAATATTGAACAGCATATACAACCAGTACAATCGGCATGAAGAGTGGCAGAAAGATGATTTATACACAACAGCTCTTGAATTTAGACTGTTAAGGCAGCATGGCTATGATGTGCCTCAAG ACGTTTTTAGTAGATTCAAGGACGAAACAGGGAGCTTTAAGGCATGCCTGTGTGAAGATATCAAGGGACTGCTCTGTTTGTATGAAGCTTCATACCTATGTGTACAAGGAGAAAGTACCCTGGAGCAGGCCAGAGACTTCGCACACAGACATCTTGGAAAGGGCCTTGAGCAAAACATAGATCAAAATCTTGCCATTGAGGTGAAACATGCCTTAGAGCTTCCATTGCATTGGAGAATGCCAAGGTTAGAGGCAAGGTGGTTCATAGACGCATACGAGAAAAGACAGGACATGAATCCTATCTTGCTGGAGTTTGCTAAATTGGACTTCAATATGGTACAAGCCACACACCAGGAGGATCTAAGACACATGTCTAG CTGGTGGAGTAGTACACGCCTGGGAGAAAAGTTGAACTTTGCTAGGGACAGGCTGATGGAGAATTTCCTATGGACTGTGGGAGTGATATTCGAGCCTCAGTATGGATATTGTAGGAGAATGTCCACAAAGGTTAACACACTCATAACGATAATTGATGATGTTTACGACGTTTATGGTACAATGGATGAACTCGAGCTTTTTACAGATGTTGTTGACAG GTGGGATATCAATGCAATGGATCCACTTCCAGAGTACATGAAGTTGTGCTTCCTTGCTCTCTACAACTCCACCAATGAAATGGCTTATGATGCTCTGAAGGAACATGGTTTACACATCGTTTCCTATCTTAGAAAATCG TGGTCAGACTTATGTAAATCCTACTTACTGGAGGCAAAGTGGTACTACAGTGGATATACACCAAGCCTACAAGAATACATTAGCAATTCATGGATTTCAATATCAGGTCCTGTAATACTAGTCCATGCCTATTTTCTTGTCGCAAATCCAATCACCAAGGAGGCCTTGCAATCCTTGAAGagatatcacaatattatcCGTTGGTCATCAATGATTTTAAGGCTTTCAGATGATCTGGGAACATCACTG GATGAGTTGAAAAGAGGAGATGTTCCCAAGTCAATCCAGTGTTACATGTATGAAACTGGTGCTTCTGAAGAAGACGCCCGTAAACACACAAGCTATTTGATTGGAGAGACATGGAAGAAGCTAAATGAAGATGGAGCTGTAGAGTCTCCATTCCCTGAAACATTTATTGGAATTGCAATGAATCTTGCTAGGATGGCCCAGTGCATGTATCAGCATGGAGATGGACACGGGATTGAATATGGTGAAACTGAGGATCGAGTGTTGTCATTACTCGTTGAGCCCATTCCCAGTTTGAGCTCTGAATAA